CCGCGGCGGCCTCGAGTGGGATGCTCGCTGCCTTGTCGAGCCCGAAGATGGGCGGTACCAACGGCAGCGAGACGCGGGCGCTCACCGTGACGATCACAGTCGCGCCGGCCGATGGGCAATCGGCTCCCGCCGGTGTGCAGGACATGGACACATCGACGCTCGCGGCATCCATTCCGTACTCCTCGATCACACTCGCCAGCACGGCGTCGCTGTTCGACGCCGCGGAGTCGATGTCGTCCGCCTG
The DNA window shown above is from Microbacterium murale and carries:
- a CDS encoding TadE family protein, giving the protein MRRWRLWAKNDDGSAALEFITVGVILLVPLAYLVITLGAIQESLLGVEAAARHTARVIGQADDIDSAASNSDAVLASVIEEYGMDAASVDVSMSCTPAGADCPSAGATVIVTVSARVSLPLVPPIFGLDKAASIPLEAAAAQKVSRLWGTG